Proteins encoded in a region of the Metopolophium dirhodum isolate CAU unplaced genomic scaffold, ASM1992520v1 scaffold25, whole genome shotgun sequence genome:
- the LOC132953389 gene encoding uncharacterized protein LOC132953389 has translation MKPTKTRGMTSKKKALKNVMKSRLKKTKPKLEYRFPKPGDSVVSPSNLVADFTLTDSSDSSNNVIRVSTPTPARLIENVLSPPTLVTDGFSPEASSSILIIDSLNDNVENESDTFMSSTVVNEVEPENGNSFEIQGRRFIDIGHLFKSIQSIRHEAFDCTIASLDLVKEIRKGYFSKFIFKCKMCCKMEVISSEPEEKSSALKINTAIVSSVINTGQGYAQLEQFSAILNMPCMSNNTYQKEHELISGYIETTMWQSLEIAGKEEANMAIERGDINKDGVPLITVVADGAWSKRSYKSNYNALSGVACIIGYQTGKVLYLGVRNKICSVCNKAEFLSKEPNPHKCYKNWSGTSTSMEADIIVDGFSHSMDMHGLIYDKLIGDGDSSIMKKLSIAKPYGIEHRIKKIECSNHILRNYCNRLRDISIRRKNNSGSIIPGYHRIKLKDNILRLRYAITEASKYWKSNKLLSQSEKVQFLKADILNSPRHVFGDHEKCASYFCKGYKPNETNLVPEFRLSGLWDELSGAINLVAHHSDSLLYSVNNNCAEAYNSVIAKYVGGKRVNYSLRGSYKTRCNTALISYNYGPDYLHRLHKNATKFSPGRFTKKYIEIKKKKRICETRRQLEFRNKFNNNKKKKTVTAGPDKDYGDVDDIGCSVLNLTDEEVEGKKKNLLSSLQLDLTEIKSLERRTIGQSLNEIWKQERKFRLTASNFGRICALRPKTSRTNTLKYILYSDDLVGTTAAMKYGIQYESVAKDAFEAITKIKITPCGMFVDQCFNFLAGSPDGIIGDDGIIEIKCPPSIKNTTPQEAAKMKTIKYLIINKKGEVELKRTFQYYYQVQGQLHITQRQYCYFIVWTPNGLFFEKIIRDDNFWKEKMENQLFSFYMDYMLPEIVNPKIDLISNCYRRICN, from the exons ATGAAGCCAACAAAAACTAGAGGAATGACATCCAAAAAAAAGGCATTGAAAAATGTCATGAAAAGCCGTTTGAAAAAGACAAAACCCAAACTGGAATATAG ATTCCCCAAACCTGGCGATAGTGTTGTAAGCCCCTCAAATTTGGTTGCAGATTTTACTTTGACTGATTCATCAGATTCATCAAATAATGTTATAAGAgttag tactcCTACACCGGCTAGACTCATTGAAAATGTTTTGAGTCCCCCAACTTTGGTTACCGACGGTTTCAGTCCTGAAGCTTCGTCGTCTATTCttataatagatag tttgAATGATAACGTTGAAAATGAGAGTGATACATTTATGTCATCTACAGTAGTTAATGAAGTTGAACCTGAAAATGG CAACTCTTTTGAGATACAAGGAAGAAGGTTCATAGATATCGGCCATCTTTTTAAATCAATTCAAAGTATTCGACATGAAGCTTTTGATTGTACAATTGCTAGTTTAGATTTAGTAAAAGAAATTCGCAAAggatattttagtaaatttattttcaaatgcaaaatGTGTTGTAAGATGGAAGTAATTAGTTCAGAACCAGAAGAAAAATCAtcagcattaaaaataaatacggcAATTGTTTCGAGTGTTATCAATACTGGTCAAGGCTATGCACAACTCGAACAATTTTCAGCCATTTTAAATATGCCTTGTATGTCAAATAATACTTATCAAAAAGAACACGAACTAATAAGTGGGTATATAGAAACAACTATGTGGCAATCTCTTGAAATAGCGGGTAAAGAAGAGGCTAATATGGCAATCGAAAGAGGTGATATAAATAAGGATGGAGTACCGTTAATTACAGTGGTTGCTGATGGAGCATGGTCGAAACGTTCttacaaatcaaattataatgctTTATCTGGCGTT GCATGTATTATCGGTTACCAGACTGGAAAAGTGTTATATTTAGGAGTTcgcaataaaatatgttccgTTTGTAACAAAGCTGAGTTCTTGTCAAAAGAACCTAATCCACATAAATGTTACAAAAATTGGTCAGGAACTTCGACTTCAATGGAAGCTGATATTATTGTTGATGGTTTTTCCCATAGCATGGATATGCATGGGTTAATTTATGACAAATTAATTGGTGACGGTGACAGcagtattatgaaaaaattatcaattgccAAACCATATGGGATTGAAcaccgtataaaaaaaattgaatgttctAATCACATACTTCGTAACTACTGTAATCGACTACGAGATATATCTATTCGACGAAAAAATAATTCAGGCTCTATAATTCCTGGGTATCatcgaattaaattaaaagacaATATATTACGATTAAG ATATGCCATAACAGAAGCGTCGAAATACTGGAAGTCAAATAAATTACTTTCTCAGAGTGAAAAAGTTCAGTTTCTGAAAGCTGATATTTTGAATAGTCCTCGACATGTTTTTGGTGATCATGAAAAGTGCGCTag CTATTTTTGTAAAGGCTACAAACCAAATGAGACAAATTTAGTTCCTGAATTTAGGCTGAGTGGTCTTTGGGATGAATTGTCGGGCGCAATTAATTTAGTTGCCCACCATAGTGACAGTTTGCTGTacagtgtaaataataattgcgcTGAAGCTTACAATAGTGTAATAGCAAAATACGTTGGAGGCAAAAGAGTTAATTATTCTCTACGAG gaTCTTATAAGACACGATGTAATACAGCACTGATTTCTTATAACTATGGTCCTGATTACTTACACAGGCTACACAAAAATGCTACCAAATTCAGTCCTGGtagatttactaaaaaatatatagaaattaaaaaaaaaaaaagaatctgtGAAACAAGAAGACAACTTGAGTTTAG aaataaattcaacaataataaaaaaaagaagacgGTGACTGCAGGTCCTGATAAGGATTATGGAGATGTTGATGATATTGGTTGCAGCGTTCTAAATTTGACAGATGAAGAGGTTgaagggaaaaaaaaaaatttgttaagcAGCCTTCAGTTAGATTTGACAGAAATAAAATCTCTAGAAAGACGAACCATTGGTCAATCCTTAAATGAGATTTGGAAACAAGAGCGAAAATTTAGGTTGACTGCTTCAAATTTTGGCCGGATATGTGCTCTAAGACCTAAGACATCCAGGAccaacacattaaaatatatattgtacagtgACGATTTAGTGGGTACAACGGCCGCGATGAA GTATGGTATCCAATATGAGAGTGTAGCAAAAGACGCTTTTGAagctattacaaaaataaaaattacgccTTGTGGAATGTTTGTCGatcaatgttttaattttttagctgGAAGTCCAGATGGTATCATCGGAGATGATGGtatcattgaaataaaatgCCCTCCTAGCATAAAAAATACTACCCCTCAAGAAGCTGCTAAAatgaaaaccataaaatatttaattatcaataaaaaaggAGAAGTAGAATTAAAACGTACTTTTCAGTACTATTACCAAGTACAAGGGCAGTTACACATTACTCAAAGacagtattgttattttatagtgtGGACTCCCAACG gattatttttcgaaaaaattattcgtGATGACAATTTTTGGAAAGAAAAGATGGAGAAtcaacttttttcattttatatggATTATATGCTTCCCGAAATTGTCAAtccaaaaattgatttaatatcaaattgttACCGCAGAATATGCaactag
- the LOC132953390 gene encoding activity-regulated cytoskeleton-associated protein-like, with translation MLLIPLKEVRQAAENSAHGHSLESRLTMLEDCMARFGDDQRRIAETMRRLEMGMARQAPEHQPEGTAPTRPQHNVSSNNTEYGTRYSAAREPPSAGNQHAERSVRFDDTPNLYHAPSSTHTYASQQSTLIPYDDVCAAKHSLPEFLGTTPEDPVRFIHKAESILYQTRIDRSAWTNIVTQQLKGAASTWWNTIRLLDLTWDEFRAEFLEKFDNVEIQSRLRAEIVSVRQTQTQSLTEFVTQKNQLARRVNTGLSETQLVGTIAGLTRNEYRTHIRLQRPASFGDLRRVAGILEYTPDETPTQQQQKPAYKTYSQTRPPQPKPQTRTRDGTAGKPQPPNPCRYCGGPHWNSDCPGNTPRSGNGK, from the coding sequence ATGCTATTGATACCCCTTAAGGAGGTACGGCAAGCGGCGGAAAACTCGGCGCATGGGCACAGTCTGGAATCGCGACTGACCATGCTCGAGGACTGCATGGCCCGCTTTGGCGACGACCAACGCCGCATTGCAGAAACAATGCGACGCCTAGAAATGGGTATGGCACGCCAAGCACCGGAACACCAACCGGAAGGGACAGCACCGACCCGCCCCCAACACAATGTGTCATCGAACAACACGGAATACGGTACGAGGTACTCCGCGGCACGCGAACCGCCGTCCGCGGGTAACCAACACGCCGAACGTTCGGTACGGTTCGATGACACGCCAAATTTATACCATGCCCCCTCCTCCACACACACCTATGCGTCACAACAATCGACGCTGATACCATACGACGACGTATGTGCAGCGAAACATTCGCTGCCGGAGTTCCTCGGAACAACGCCTGAGGACCCGGTACGATTCATACACAAGGCGGAATCGATATTGTACCAAACGCGTATAGATAGGTCGGCCTGGACTAATATTGTCACGCAGCAGCTGAAGGGTGCAGCCAGTACATGGTGGAACACCATCAGACTACTGGACCTCACCTGGGATGAGTTCCGCgccgaatttttagaaaaattcgacAACGTGGAAATACAATCACGACTGCGGGCCGAGATAGTATCCGTCCGACAAACACAAACGCAATCGCTTACGGAGTTCGTGACACAAAAAAACCAACTCGCGCGCCGCGTCAATACCGGGCTATCTGAAACACAGCTAGTCGGTACGATAGCCGGTCTAACGCGCAACGAATACCGCACACATATCCGATTGCAGAGACCAGCGTCTTTCGGAGACCTCCGCCGGGTCGCTGGAATCCTGGAATACACACCAGACGAAACGCCCACACAACAACAGCAGAAACCGGCGTACAAAACATATTCCCAAACCCGCCCGCCCCAACCGAAGCCACAAACGCGTACACGGGACGGTACTGCTGGTAAACCGCAACCGCCCAACCCGTGCAGGTACTGTGGAGGTCCTCACTGGAACAGTGACTGCCCCGGGAACACGCCGCGTTCGGGAAACGGGAAATGA